A region of the Pempheris klunzingeri isolate RE-2024b chromosome 6, fPemKlu1.hap1, whole genome shotgun sequence genome:
TGAAACAGAAGTGGTACGTGCACGTAACAAAGGTTTTGTTTGTACCATGAATAATTTACAGTCTAACGTAGAGGGGTAATCCAACAATTTTGCACAGGAGGATACGCCTGTATACAACTAATCTGCATTCTGAAGGAAAGGTAAAGCTGCCCGGATTAAGCATTCACCATAATGAGGAAATTAAATTAACATATCAAGCAAGGCGCATTCAAACATCCTCTGCTGGAAGACATTCGTAGTGTTGCACTCAGGTGTTCATATGAAAGATCTGATGAGAGCTCTGTGTAAAGAATGAAAAGGGGAGCTAAAGAGAGAAGTGTAAACCCGGCTTTCTTTCGCAACTCCACACAGCTGACCAATCTCTGCATaaagtgaatgtgaatgtcGGATTATTGGTTTCAGAAAGTTCGCGAAATAGTCAGAGGCTATTTGACATTTGGACAAGAATCCTGGCACCTTAAAGTCAAGGTTGGAAAACAGGTTTATAATGTCTTTTGTGCCTCTGGAAGAAGTTTCTAAAGTCTGAAGAAATAACCCTGATtacatcatcagggttatgttgtctgtgttttttttatcccatgCCAGTGTTTAAAAGTTCCTGCTTTCTGCCATGTCTGTTAGATTAAATGTAGGGAAATATCATGTTTATGgcaaataaaacagtttgaaagTTTAAGTTTCAACTTTAAGTTTGAAAAGGCAACTGAAACACTTGGTCAAGGTTGGGGAAAGATTGTGGTTACagttaataaaaacaaagttgttGCCAGTCTCTGGTGCAATTTGAATTCTGGTCTCCTGCATGAACACTGGGCGTGCTACATGCTCACCCACCCACACAACATGACCTCCACAACCTCACTCTCCACCTCACTGCATATAGGGCACACCATACTTCCTGAGTGGGATGTAAATCACGGAGTGCCAAATCGTCCTGTAGGGACACTGGGCTGTTTGTAAGCGTGGACTAAAAGTTAGATATCtcaacttttcatcattgattgGATTTTATGTTTAATCTGAcgtacacaaaaacacaaccagtACTATCCTGGATACAGCAGTTGACCAGGATCTGTGGCATagacctgtgagtgtgtgcagcaggtgtGAAAAGGAGCCAGTGGTGTATCATATGACCTTTTGACAAGTTGCTCAACAACAACAGGCCCTCCCTGTTATTGTTGGGTCAACAAAGTCAGAGGAATTCTTCAGGATTAGAGTGGAGTGGAGAACATGAGTGTGAGTGCCATGCGCTCGCTGTGTGTCGACCCGAGGCCCCCTCTTTGTCTTACGGCAGTGTTGGGGTTAACTCCCCCTTGCTCCCTTGCTGGCCCGGGGTCAGGGGGGAAACAGGCAGCCAGTCAGGCAGCCAGGCATTCtttctgagtgtgtctgtgtgtgtgtgtgtgtgtgtgtgtgcgtgcgcatgtgGCTGCAGCCCACTCTGTGCTCTTTGACTCCACTGGCCTTATAAGGCATCCAGCGCCATGGCAACGGCAGGGCTTGAATAGCAGTGTCAAATCcctcagcacacagacacacgctcACTCTCCCTAAAGGAGGGAGcgaggcagagacacagagaggggattgagaggagcaggagaggaggctATCTCTAGGCTGCTCTCCACTGCAGCGTCTGGCTTTCACTACAAGGTCTATGACCATGTTTTTCCTGTGCTTGTTTGCCTAATTTATTCCTGCCGGGGCCAGCAGAAAGAAAGgcggaaaagaaaaaagaaaaaaaaaggacggGCAGAATAGTAAAGAGTGCAACAGTACACCCTGACTTGCTGACAGGGAATGCAGAGAGGTTCTGGCCTCTGGTTGTTACTGCTGGATGGACAAGCACTGACAAAACaagagaaggaagaaagagactGCACTTTGTGGAGCTCTGAGAGAGGAGGTGCGACTGCGACCAAGGAGATTTCTCaactctgcttttgttttggcttgttgttttctctgtgacatTCGAGCCTCTGACACCACACAGACTCtgaggagttggaggagacaCAAGAAAACGTCATttcaccacagacacagaggaagaggacttATTTGATGAACTTTGTTGCtgcagagaccacagagacatTATTCAAGGAGTGAAGGGAGTGCGCTGTCATTTCCAAAACTCCCTATAAGTAATTTTTCCTTTGAGGTATATGAATGAGCATTTCCAGAGCaaattcttaatttttttccctcttcatcactgtcacctCTGCTTCTATAATAGCCTCGACAAGTCAAGAGTGAGTCTGGACTAGAACTGCCTCAGATCAGGAGATAACACCTCTGCACGGCAGGAACTGGTTGGACTAGTTTATAAGTTGGAGGAGAGGGCAGGGCAGTTTAACCCTGCTGGAAGGagagctgtgttttattttccaccCATTTGCTTGTCCTTTTGGGAGAAAGTTGCACGCTGAGAGACGGGCAGAGCTTCTTTTGCATTTGGAGAGCGTCACCATGCTTAGTGataggtgattttttttttttttttttaccttcttcCAAGGGGGGGGAGACTGGAGCGAAAgtgagaaaggagagggagaaagagagaaggagtcAAAGTGTAATTTATTGTTTCCTGTGAAAAGAGCAAGGCTGCACCCTTTTCTCCTGCCTGAACTCTGAGCCACTCAATGTGTGTCTGAAGTTTTCTCAGACCTCGGGAGCCATTGATTGGAGGTCAGGGTAGAGAACACAGGGGTGAAAGACAAGAACAGAGAGCGCCGAGGGattaaagaagagagagagagaaaacagcactgGGAAGGACCTCCAGGTCATTACAACCAGACGGCAAAGGGGAGAAAGGTCAACACGCCAGAAGCCGGGACGACTTTTTATCCCACTTTTACATGTTCTTCGACAAAACCTGACTTTAGTACAAACTTAGAAACACTGTGTTCTTGTCTGGAATCAGTTTTTAGACTTTGAGGCTATTTGGACGCTGGGGGACAGGGCGGGTCTGTGTATGATCCACTCACAAGGCTGCGTGTCTCAGAGAATATGGCCATGGTGAGCGGGGGATGGGGCAACCCGAACAGGGACACTAATGGACTGGGGGAGAAGGCTTAcctgaggagggaggaagaggagggctcGCCTCAGGCTGGGAGCAGCGATGTGGACGTCGGGGACGAGGACAAGGCCTGCGTGGTGGACTGCGTGGTGTGCGGGGACAAGTCCAGTGGGAAGCACTACGGCGTGTTCACCTGCGAGGGCTGCAAGAGCTTCTTCAAGAGGAGCATCAGACGAAACCTCAACTACTCCTGCAGGTAAGGACTGCTGGGAGATTCAGACTGGTTTACATTcacatttcttctctttttgttaAGACATCTTGTTGGACTCACACTAACTTTATGGtaatattttactttacatttaatAATCAATATATGTCAGACTATAAGTGGTTGGAAGGTGATAGAAGCATTTATAAATGAATCTGTCAACAGTTATAACTCATCCTGTGGGTATAAATGCAGGATGGTGTATAACCAGATAATGAATGACAATATAGttaaaaacagtaataataaaagaagtGTTTTTACCGGAGAATTTATAACTGTTGACAAatactttacatttatttacattacaAATGTCCTTATATCTGCGTTTAACAGCATTATAGTGTGTTATAAACCATCTGTTAAATATATGGAACTTATAACTGCTAAATGTGGGAAGGTTAAAGTGTTATCATCTTTCTTTAAAGCCATTATATTGTCATTCACATTCATGAAGGAGACTGCAGATTAGTCCATTTCTCGCTCCAGAATGATCTGTTCCAACCTTGGATAGGTCTCACAAACAGCcctaggagaaaaaaaaaaagaaatgaaagccCTGAAGGTCAGTCATGTGAGGATGGATTGCCTCAGAAGGTCAACATTCCCATTATTCTTCACCACAGGAACATAATGTTGCAACTCAATTCCCTGCTTTTACTAAGACTCCGCTCAGCTTCTGAATATGGTCATTTCTTCCACATAATAATGCACTAACTCTGAAAGGAAGGTGTCTTTTAAGTCAGTTTGTCATGTCTGGAGCTGAAAAGGCTTCTGTGTGAAACGCTGGCAGTGCTTGTCCTGCTGTAAAAGGCAACACAAGGGCGTGTAGGGCTGATGATTTACAAAGGTCACAGCCTTGATAGCTTTTCAGCCACGCCAGCTCACACAGTTCACTCATCATAGGAGtcagtgggagggagagagagagaaaggggggagacAACAATGTAAAGACAAACTCCTCTTCATTATGGGAAACTCAGTGTTTACAGTTCTTTGAAGTATTTCTTGTTTACTGTCTAGAAATATCCGTGAACTtgacatattgtttttttgtgttttgtcttttgcgCAGATCAAATCGAGAATGCCAAATCGACCAGCATCACCGCAACCAGTGCCAATACTGTCGCCTGAAGAAATGTTTCCGCGTTGGAATGCGCAAAGAAGGTATCAAAGCTCTGTCATCCATGTGCACAGCAGGTCGATGGTGTTTACTTTAGGATTAGGAGACACATGAATGAGTTTTTCACTGCTAGAGGTGAAAAGTAGAAGACTGAACGGTGTTTTAATCTCTGAGGTTGTTGTTGGACTTTAAGGTTTCACAGAGGTGGAAGATCATTCATCTAAAGCTGCACTAACCTCTTTTTTTATACTAACAAtgaattaaatgtgtaatgtgaaggGGTTGCTCATGGTGGCTATCCAACAGATTGATCACCTGACTCCGTGGTTCCTCTGAGCTCTGTGaccattttagcatctttcagctctgtttcgGTTTTACGGCCCACAATTTTGTTTTAGTTCACTCTCATTTGTAATCTTTCCAGAAGCTCTGATAAAGCCACGACACACTGCTTGGCAAACACCACACatctagctggtgaacatagtggagcatttagtagttaaagagccagatatttccctcaggagctggtggagaccaaactaGAGCTAAATAAGACAGTGAACATTGATTAGGGGACCAGAAATTTGACACTAAATTAATAGTAACGTTGCTGCCAACAAATTTGCAATATCTGCCTAACAGGTAGTAATATTGGATTTCAGTGTTAAGTTAATATAGAGACAGTTACAATGTACTCCTTTAAAGTGAAGAAGTATGATCAGCACATTGTATTTAAAGtctcaaaagtaaaagtacttattttTTAGAATGGCCCCTTCATGTatactgtcatttttttcaatgttaTAATTGGGCGAGGTGGAGcacattacattcatttcttATACTGTAAGATAGTTTTTATCATATTGTAAAATCATACACATCTTCAACGTAACTGTCGTCAAATAAAAGTAGTGGAGTgtgaaaaattaatttttttttttaaaaaaagtaccCCGCATTTCCCCCTGAAATGAAgtggaagtataaagtagcataaaatggaagtcaaataaaatacaattaccTCagaattgtacttaagtacagtaaatgtatcCAGTCACTTTCCGGCACTGACGTTTAAACTAATAACATCCTTTCGTTTACATACAGTTGCTGTGATTCATGTTCGACCTtcagcaaagcaaaacattcaCAAGCACAAATACTCagaaacatacatacaaatacataaatatcaGAAGCGGGTAATTCGCAGAGAAAAAGTCTCCTTCGACAGAAACAGACCCTGACATTTGCAGGTCCAAGCACAATATTTATACTGTCAACCAAAGCCTGTTTTCACCCTCGActccctgcagctgctgagctTCAGGATCGAGGAGGCAACTGGAGGCAACCCCATTTGATTGcataacagaacaaaaaaataaataaacacaacagcaaGTTGGCAGGTTCATCTCCCGCTCCTTCAAAATCCACTAAAATGTCTGTGCCTCAATTGAAAACTATATATATCCATTTAATTACAGTTATGGGTTAGGGTTAATTTCTGTAAGGTTCATTAGTAGTAAGAGAGATTATTCCCATTTCCCCCAGCTTAattatttcttttacatttcCTACCCTCATTATCACATTATAAACTATTTCAAATCCATTTGTAACTATATTCTAGTCGCCTATAACCTAACCGTCTGTGTATTTCAGTCTGTGTCAGTGGACACCGCGAGCTGTCCCATACATAACCTGCACTGAGGTGACAGAGTGCCAGAGGTTATATTGGGCCTGGTTATTAATGAACCATGCTGACTGTGGCCGTGACGCAGGTTGCACTGTTTCCACACTACCTGGAAAAGTCTCTTTTCACCTTTGACCCAGTCAGGGgagcacacactcactgccTAAGTGATATTTTGGCATTGGAGGTGTAACAATTTAAAACAGTTCATTAAAGTTCAGCGCAGGGAAGCAGTGTTAACCTCAGATAGAGCTCTCATTTCAGGACAGTGGTATTAGATTATAATCACTAGGGactacaataaaataaaacagtcaaGTATCACATCACTATCAGTATTTTATGGTTGTATTAAAAGGTTGGTGATAATAATTACAAGGAATTACAACTCTGTTAAAGGTTCACTCATGTATCTATTTAAACATCTACATTTTGGATAGAGCATGACACATACTGTGATTTGGACCGTTTTAGGATCTTTTAGCTCAATGTTTTGGATTGACGGGACACAACTACTCTCACAAGTCACGTTTGCAGAAGcatcaggcagctgtttttgaccaaaaaagctctgataaacccactgcaGACTGCATGACAAACACtaaacagcagacaggaaagCAAGATGTGTCTCtcaggagatggaggaggaaaagagacgACATCATACATTTATATTGTCACTGTCCCAAGAAAACGTTCCCACTTCTTAAGCTTCATAAATGATTTAAACCAAATGAATTATCTAAGCGGAACACAAGGTTTGCTTTTCGGAgacacacagttttcacagaACAGGACGAGATGTTCTTGAAGAGCTTGaatgatgatgaggaaaaaaaaaatactttttcatgTTACCGtagaaattttattttattttccacaacCTTCAAATCGCTATTCAGACTAAAAGCTAATATTCTTCTGGTTCAATGAGGGCTTGAATCAAAAGCTGAGAGAACCACAAAACACTCAAAGGAGAGAGGACTCTTGTTCCTCAGAGAGCACATAACCTCCACCAAGGCTGCACAATCTGCACTCTATATGAAACATTTCTTAAAAACGACAATACACCAGCACCCACACGATCCAGACGATTACTGAATAGCATTTATAACAATAATTTTAGTCcattgaatgaaataaataatacagGAGAAAAGTCTGGCAAGtaccataaaataaaaacaaacatatttcctATTTCACTTAATTGGCATTCTGCCCAACAGACTTTTCACACTTTTACTGGGGCTGGAAACTAAAAATATTTCTTGgttcatttaaaatgatcagaaattGGGGTGACACTGCCTCAGTCTACATCCGACCACTGCAGATACACTATCCTCAACCTGGATGAGTAATTAGTATAAATTAGTATAACATTAtagcattaaataaataaatataatatattcattatataatgttaatatattcataaaatataatatagtGGTGTTATTGCACCACTAGCAGGTTAAGAAATACTCAACCATCATTTATCAATTCTGTAGGTTTTAGTCCTTCATTAAATCCTTGAGCAAGAAAATGGTCTTTGGTGTTAAGTCTCTAATTCATTAATGCTAAGTAATAACTTTaagtaatttttaattttctgcagCACgtcaaacattttttaatgtccAGCCTCCTCCAGACTGCTATTGGTCGGTTCAGTGACACTTAACAGCAATTAGTCTGTATGAGCGGTTGAATATGTTTCATCCAAAGGGACCCGCTACAGCTCAGGAACCACCTAGTCAAAGACAAACCTTTCTGATTTTAATCCCTGTTGGCCTGTTGACTGTACCAGTGAGCCACTCAGCACTTGGGTATTTTTATTTAAGCGGGGGCTGGGGGTATATAAAAACATGTAGCCTATATTTTGCGTTGATTGGACCCAACAGTGAAGCAGCTCAGCGGAGAAACTCCCAGTGGATTATGAATACATGCAGTGGCACCGCCAAGGCCTCATCTGGCCACTGCTATAAAAATGTCTCGGGGCTCCACTGGATACTCAAGCCATGTGTCATTCAAGCAGGTGCTGTGGTTCATGACAAATAACAAATCCTTTAACTGTAATCTGTGAAACCAAGTGCTCGACGATTTGTGCCACGGATTTGCAACGTGCCACAAATCGATCCACAAAAGGACGTCAAGAAACAGTCACTGCATTTGATTCACAATCTATTGCCTCTCTCGTTTCTCTGCAGCTGTCCAGCGAGGCCGAATCCCTCCATCTCACTCAGGTATCAGCCCCAACTCCCTGGCAGGTGGGGTTGGAGGTGCAGTGCCAGGTCACATCGGGGCGGACTACTTCAATGGGCAGCCGGTGTCAGAGCTCATCTCCCAGCTCCTTCGGGCCGAGCCGTACCCCAACAGCCGCTACGGGGCCCCATACAGCCAGGCACAGATGCAGGCATCTGCGAGCGGAGCCTCCGTTATGGGCATCGACAGCATTTGTGAGCTGGCTGCCCGGCTCCTCTTCAGCACCATTGAGTGGGCCAGAAACATCCCATATTTCCCAGAGCTGCCAGTCTCAGAGCAGGTCAGTCAAAACATACAGACAGTAGTCGGTGacttcctcttttgttttgtttgattctcttttccttcctttccaAATTCAGATGCTAATATTACAGGTTGAACAGCATTTCTCTTTTTAGTCTCAACCATAAACAAGACCTCTAATGTTTTACTCACTAATACTGACCTTCACAGATTAATGCAGCGTTTCCaaatcctggtcctggaggccacctgtcctgcatgttttagatgttttcttgctccaacacacctgattcagaTAAATGGGTTGTTAccaggcttctgcagagcttgatgagaGAGTATTGATCATGTGAATCAGGTGTGTTAAAGCAGAAAATCACCTGAAACATGCAGAGCAGTGAGCAGTAGGAAACACTGCATTAGATGTTTTCCTGCCCCAACACATCtaattcaaatgatcagcttgGTATTAAGCCTCTGATGGTGCCTGATAATGATCCAGAAATTTGAATGAGGCGTGTCAGGGCatggaaacatctaaaacatggaGGGCGGTGGACCTCTGGGAAATACTGGATTAAACTATTTGCCCTGATGTGAGGTATCAAGAAAAGGATCTCCCAAGCAGTAGCAACCAACCACTGAATTTGCCTTCATCCGTTATCGCCCATGtcattttgtttacatttagtttaaAGGACACACAGACTATCTAATGTTACGATGTTATAAGTAACATTAatgcttttccttttacttcCTACTGCTGTGATAAAGCTCTGTAGGGACTCCCTACTCTGAGTGATCCTTTATTACTTTCTACTCACCCTACAGGTGGCGCTGCTGAGGCTGAGCTGGAGCGAGCTCTTCATCCTGAATGCGGCCCAGTCTGCTCTGCCCCTGCACATGGCTCCCCTGCTGGCAGCTGCCGGGTTCCACTCATCGCCCATGTCTGCTGAGCGTGTGGTGTCCTTCATGGACCAGGTCAGGGTTTTCCAGGACCAGGTGGACAAGCTGAACAGGCTGCAGGTGGACACAGCCGAATACAGCTGCCTCAAAGCCATTGCACTCTTTTCACCTGGTGGGTTTGACTTTTACAAGGTTGTCTGAGTGATGATTGCAGCTGTAACTGGATATCTTTGGTGTAAACTGATCCCATGTGTCTTAatagaaaagcaaaacaaaactgtgtgtgtgagatattaGGCAGGTGTTTGTTAGGCCAGTGAGACAGTAAATCCCTTCCAGCTGCAGGGATCCTTTGATTCGGCTgaatgtgacctctgaccttttagTAGGGGGACAATCAAAACAAGAGATTTTcctttaaagggatagtttgacATAAGTATCTTTAAGAATTAAATGACAGATGTCACAGCTGGCTTTGTACAAAGGAccgagtaaaaaaaaaagttaaaaaaaatcctcctaccagcacctctaaatctCAATAATCAACACATTATATTTGGTTTGTTTAATTATGTAATAGTTTGtacaaaatctaaaatgtaaGAAAGACTAGTGCTGATCTCGTATTTATTTGCTTTACAGATGCATGTGGTCTGACAGACCCAGCCCACGTGGAGTCCCTGCAGGAGAAGGCCCAGGTCGCCCTAACGGAGTATGAGAGGTTGCAGTACCCCAACCAGCCTCAGAGATTCGGCCGGTTACTGCTACGCCTCCCGGCTCTGCGCGCCGTGCCGGCCAACCTCATCTCCCAGCTCTTCTTCATGCGGCTGGTGGGGAAGACGCCCATCGAGACGCTGATCCGAGACATGCAGCTATCAGGGAGCTCCATCAGCTGGCCCTACGTGCCGGGACAGTGAGCAGCGCTGACCCCAGAGTGAGACGGACGGAGATCAGATTGGGAGACCTCACAAAgattacacacaaatacaaactgaATGTTGTGAATACAAACCAGGACCTCAGGCGTTTAAGGTCCTGCTTGTGAGTGTAGAGGTCAGCTTTTCCCACATTAGCTCTGTAAAGTTTGGTGGACGAAACACCAAAGCTGCTTTCAGGGaaacaaaaaatgtgtaattGTCCTTTATATACTGTTTATGTTTGCAGCACTTGTCAGATCTGCGTTTTCCTACGTCtgatctctctctgtctcattctggacaaaaaaacagggctttaattaaaatgcagaCTCTAACATGAGGCCACGTGCCTGTACTACCTCCTCCCATATCACCCCTAATGTGACTCAGTTTGAATCCAGgctctgtgtgttgtgtcagtCAGAATGAAGCCATAGCAGTGGCAGCTTCAGAGCTTTATATCATCGCAACAGGGACATGTTGTGCAGATCATGCCAAAGTTGTGTCTTGTTTGATATGTGGGATCAAATATCAGACTTTGTTACCAAATGTATTTGTGAAGAGTATCACCTTGCACAGCattaaaacaaagaagagaCATGGGCATTGTATTTCTGTACTATATGAAGTACTGTATATACAAGACATATTTTGTATGTTATGTACttcaacagttcaacattttgggtaAAGCGTTTGCTTGCtgtgagttagatgagaagatcgactCCActtacatttgtttgtgtggtaAATATGGAGCTGagaccagcagctggttagcttagcttagcataaagactggagacagggggaaacagctagcctggcccTGTCCAAAGGTAATAAGAATCCGCCTGgcaacacctctaaagctcactaacatGTTGTATCTTCTGTTTAATATGTACAAAagctgaagtgtaaaaacaagttttataGGAGTCATGTGCTGACGCTTCCACCAGTGGCAACAGCTCTCAGCCAAATGACC
Encoded here:
- the LOC139202810 gene encoding nuclear receptor subfamily 2 group F member 6-like; translated protein: MAMVSGGWGNPNRDTNGLGEKAYLRREEEEGSPQAGSSDVDVGDEDKACVVDCVVCGDKSSGKHYGVFTCEGCKSFFKRSIRRNLNYSCRSNRECQIDQHHRNQCQYCRLKKCFRVGMRKEAVQRGRIPPSHSGISPNSLAGGVGGAVPGHIGADYFNGQPVSELISQLLRAEPYPNSRYGAPYSQAQMQASASGASVMGIDSICELAARLLFSTIEWARNIPYFPELPVSEQVALLRLSWSELFILNAAQSALPLHMAPLLAAAGFHSSPMSAERVVSFMDQVRVFQDQVDKLNRLQVDTAEYSCLKAIALFSPDACGLTDPAHVESLQEKAQVALTEYERLQYPNQPQRFGRLLLRLPALRAVPANLISQLFFMRLVGKTPIETLIRDMQLSGSSISWPYVPGQ